GCGCCGGGCGATCATCGCGCAACACAGTTGCGCTCCTACAAGTTTTTCCCCCGATGGTGGGCGCTGAGAAATCCAGGATGGATTTATTCAGCGTTTCCGAACTGGGCAGTCACTCATTCAGCGCCTTGACCTGGAACTCTCCCAACAAGACGGGCACCGGCTTTTCCAAGAAAACCGCTTCGCGCGCTGTATGCCGCAGCGCATTCCTGACCAGCGCCACCGCGGGTCATGCCCGCACTGACACTTACTGTACGGGCGCGCCATTGCCGAATATGTTCGAGTAGTCGTCGACGACTGCCCGGTAGCATTCGCAGGACGCAGCCTCCAGTCCCTTGCGGTCCAGAATGACAATCCTGCCGCGACTGTAGCTGATCAGTTTCCGGCGCTGCAGCGCGCCGGCGGCGATGGTGACGGCACTCCTTCTCACGCCGAGCATGTCGGCCAGGAAGTCGTGCGTGAGACCGAAATGATCCCCATGCGCCCGGTCGTGCGTCATCAATAGCCAGCGCGCCAGACGCGCTTCGATGGCATGAAAGCGCGTGCAGGCGGCGGTCTGCGACAGTTGCGCCATCAACACGTACAGGTAGCGATCGAGCGTGCGTCGCAAGGCCGCGCTGTCGCGAAGCTCCGCCCGCAGGTGCGCGACAGTCATCCGCAAGGCGGTACCCGAACCCTGGACCACGCCGCGCTGGGGTGAGTTCCTGACCCCGAGCGCAAGCGTGGCGCCCAGCATGCCCTCGTTACCGATCAAGCCCATCTCGAGCGGCTTGTGACCGCTCACTGTTGCCACCAGTGAAATGAAGCCCGTCAGCGGGAAATACACGTACCGGAACGGTTGGCCAGGCTCACACAGAATCGTGCCGAAGACGAGGTCGACCGACTCGCAGTGCTCCAAAGCACGCGCGTGGTCCCTGGCGGGCAGGCCGCCGATCAAGCGGTTAGTGACGGGGGGAGTGATTGCGACGAACATTGGGCCTTTCCGTCAGCACCGGGGTCGCCCAGGAAAGGTACGGGAGAGGCGCTGGAGCTACCCCGCTGGCGCAGTCTACGTGAGGCAAGGGACGGCGTCCGTGGTGTTCCGAACACAGAGGCCAACGCACGGTGCCGGCCAGAGCGTGGCATCCTCAATCGCTCTTCGTCTGATAGTAACTGTGAATCTCGTTCTCCCAGGTCTGATCCGCCATGTTGGGCCAATGGCTTCTGTCGAAACGGGGCGCATCCTTGAGACGCTCCTTGTCCACATTCAGCGTAAAGCGCTTGTGTTCGGTATCGCGCGTCAACGCGCCCCACGGTACCGCAAACAGTTTGAGGCAGGCTAGCGCCCCTTCTTCATCTTGTCCTTGGCATTGCCATAGCCGGTCTGTATTTTTCCGGCGGTTTTTTGAATCACGCCTTTGGTTTCCATGGCCTTGTCACCAACAAGCTTGCCGGCCAATTCCTTGACTTCGCCTTTCGCCTGCTTGGCCTGGCCCTTGATTTGATCCTTGTTCATGCGGTCTCCGAATCGAACGTGTGCGAGTGGGCGCAAGGCCGCACCCGGTTTCAGTGCTTGCTGATGGCAACGATAAGCAGCACCGTGCTTCGGGTCTGTACGGCAACACCCATAGGCAAGCGCTGAAATCCATCCTGGGTTTCTCAGCGCCTGCCATCGGGTAAAACCCGGTCGGAGCGCAGCTTCACTGCGCGATGATCGCCCGGCGAAGCCGGGCTCCCACAATTCTGCGATCGCTCACAAGATCAGCAGCTTGCAGCCACTGATTTTGGCAGTACGTCCCCGCGCTGCGAAAAGCGCTGCATGGCTCGGCGTTTCCTGAAACGGTTCCTGTGCCTGCCCGGCCGTCGGGTCAGGCGCCGTGCGACGCGCAAACGCACCCGCTCAGGCGAACGGCTGGCGGTTGCTTACGTGACGATCGGCTGCATCGTGAGCACGTTCTCCGGCGGGGAGACGCGATACGGCAACAGGCGATCGGTCTCCCGCTTGACCACGGCGTAGCACTCGCAGCTCAGCTGCTCCAGTTTGGCCCGGTCCAGCACCGTGATCTGGCCGCGGCTGTAATGGATTACGCCCGCCCGCTGCAACTTGCCGGCCGCCTCGGTCACACCCTCCCGGCGCACACCCAGCATGTTGGCAATCAGCTCCTGGGTCATGGTCAGGCGGTTGTCCGGCAGGCGGTCCAGCGACAGCAGCAACCAGCGGCACAACTGCTGGTCGATGGTGTGGTGGCGGTTGCAGACCGCGGTCTGGGACATCTGCGTGATGAGTGCCTGCGTGTAGCGCAGGAGCAGGTTTTGGAACTCGCCGTGGCGGTTGAATTCGTCCTTCAGCTGCTGGCCACGCAGCCGATAGGCGCTGCCGGCGCTCTGCACGATCGCCCGACTGGGGGTGCTTTCGCCGCCCATGAACAGGGAAATCCCGACCACGCCCTCGTTGCCAACCACGGAGATTTCCGCCGAGGCGCCGCTTTCCATCACGTACAGCAACGACACGATGGAGTCGGTCGGGAAATAGGCGTAGCGCAAGGTGTCGCCGGACTCGTACAGCACCTTGCCCAGCGGCAGAGTCACCGGTTCCAGGATCGGGAACAGGCGGATCTGGACGTCCTCTGGCAAGGCCGCCAGAAGATGGTTTTGCTGTGGCACGGGGCCTCCTGAATCGGGCTTGTGTATGTTGTGACGCCCTTGGGTGGCCTCAACATCCGCCCAACAGGTTACTAATGCCTGCTCCACGATCAGTGCGGTATCGTACATAACATGCCCGCAGGGGGCTGTGCGTCGTGCCGCGCGCCACATGGCACGGAACGCAGCCAGAGCACCTTGTGTGTGTGTTGCCGTACAGACCGCTCGGATCCGCAGCGACCATTCTGCGTACCTTGTCGATTCAGGATTGAGGATTCGGACGTGCTTGAAACAATTGCGATTGTTCTGCTGATCCTGTGGGCCCTGGGACTGGTTTCGTCCTACTCCATGGGTGGATTGATCCACATCCTGCTGGTGGTGGCGATCGTCATGATCCTGGTGCGGGTGATTCAGGGACGACGGATCTGAGCGTGCCATCGCGCGCGCCTGGGGCGTAAAGATCACGGCTGCTTGAGGGAAATCACAGGATGGATGCACAAAGACTTG
This Immundisolibacter cernigliae DNA region includes the following protein-coding sequences:
- a CDS encoding lmo0937 family membrane protein, translated to MLETIAIVLLILWALGLVSSYSMGGLIHILLVVAIVMILVRVIQGRRI
- a CDS encoding CsbD family protein produces the protein MNKDQIKGQAKQAKGEVKELAGKLVGDKAMETKGVIQKTAGKIQTGYGNAKDKMKKGR
- a CDS encoding Crp/Fnr family transcriptional regulator, translating into MPQQNHLLAALPEDVQIRLFPILEPVTLPLGKVLYESGDTLRYAYFPTDSIVSLLYVMESGASAEISVVGNEGVVGISLFMGGESTPSRAIVQSAGSAYRLRGQQLKDEFNRHGEFQNLLLRYTQALITQMSQTAVCNRHHTIDQQLCRWLLLSLDRLPDNRLTMTQELIANMLGVRREGVTEAAGKLQRAGVIHYSRGQITVLDRAKLEQLSCECYAVVKRETDRLLPYRVSPPENVLTMQPIVT
- a CDS encoding Crp/Fnr family transcriptional regulator — encoded protein: MFVAITPPVTNRLIGGLPARDHARALEHCESVDLVFGTILCEPGQPFRYVYFPLTGFISLVATVSGHKPLEMGLIGNEGMLGATLALGVRNSPQRGVVQGSGTALRMTVAHLRAELRDSAALRRTLDRYLYVLMAQLSQTAACTRFHAIEARLARWLLMTHDRAHGDHFGLTHDFLADMLGVRRSAVTIAAGALQRRKLISYSRGRIVILDRKGLEAASCECYRAVVDDYSNIFGNGAPVQ